A portion of the Podospora pseudoanserina strain CBS 124.78 chromosome 2, whole genome shotgun sequence genome contains these proteins:
- the DED1 gene encoding DEAD-box ATP-dependent RNA helicase (EggNog:ENOG503NUJV; COG:A) has product MADQLSGGMGNLSLDQAPAAAQLAGQHPGGRSYIPPHLRGKIGANAPAPAMNNGPAPGAMNGLNNSAWAGNNSFDARANTNFGPTPGGAASYESAPPPQQQSWGNRQGGFNRNAYGGGRSNVGGNMGGGGGPIGRGEGRWSDGQHIIGNPDPRVERELFGTADDPSKQHTGINFEKYDDIPVTPSGHDVPEPVLTFSHPPLDKHLLSNIELARYKIPTPVQKYSIPIVIGGRDLMACAQTGSGKTGGFLFPILHQSFVQGPSPIPAQGGGGGGYRQRKAYPTALILAPTRELVSQIYDESRKFAYRSWVRPCVVYGGADIGSQLRQIERGCDLLVATPGRLVDLIERGRISLCNIKYLVLDEADRMLDMGFEPQIRRIVQGEDMPPTGQRQTLMFSATFPRDIQMLAQDFLNDYVFLSVGRVGSTSENITQKVEYVEDVDKRSVLLDILHTHAGGLTLIFVETKRMADSLSDFLINQNFPATSIHGDRTQRERERALELFRNGKCPILVATAVAARGLDIPNVTHVINYDLPTDIDDYVHRIGRTGRAGNTGIATAFFNRGNRGVVRELLELLKEANQEVPGFLETIARESSFGGGRGGRGGGGRGRGRGGNTDFRKGGGFSGGGGGGYGGGGFGGHSSGGGGFGGGGGGYGGAPPSGGFGGGGYGSGGGGGGGYSGGGGYGNPGGGGGQSWW; this is encoded by the exons ATGGCCGATCAACTCAGCGGCGGCATGGGCAACCTGTCCCTCGATCAGGCTCCCGCGGCGGCTCAGCTCGCTGGTCAGCACCCCGGCGGTCGCTCTTacattcctcctcaccttcgCGGCAAGATTGGGGCTAATGCTCCCGCTCCTGCCATGAACAACGGACCTGCTCCTGGTGCCATGAATGGGCTCAACAACAGTGCCTGGGCTGG CAACAACAGCTTCGATGCTCGTGCCAACACCAACTTTGGTCCCACTCCTGGCGGCGCTGCTTCTTACGAgtctgcccctccccctcagcagCAGTCTTGGGGCAACCGTCAGGGTGGCTTCAACCGCAACGCCTACGGCGGTGGACGCTCCAATGTCGGCGGGAAcatgggcggcggcggcggtccTATCGGCCGCGGTGAGGGTCGCTGGAGCGATGGCCAGCACATCATTGGCAACCCCGACCCGCGCGTCGAGCGTGAGCTCTTCGGCACTGCTGATGACCCGAGCAAGCAGCACACTGGGATCAACTTTGAGAAGTACGACGACATCCCGGTCACTCCTTCCGGCCATGATGTCCCTGAGCCCGTCTTgaccttctcccacccccctctggACAAGCATCTCTTGAGCAACATCGAGCTTGCTCGCTACAAGATCCCTACCCCTGTCCAGAAGTACTCGATCCCCATCGTCATTGGCGGTCGTGATTTGATGGCTTGCGCCCAGACAGGTTCCGGCAAGACTGGTGGTTTCTTGTTCCCCATCCTTCACCAGTCCTTCGTTCAGGGTCCTTCCCCCATTCCTGCCCagggtggcggcggcggtggttaCCGCCAGCGCAAGGCTTACCCCACTGCCCTCATCTTGGCCCCCACCCGTGAGTTGGTCTCTCAGATCTACGATGAGTCCCGCAAGTTCGCCTACCGTTCGTGGGTCCGCCCTTGCGTTGTCTACGGTGGTGCCGATATAGGCTCTCAGCTCCGCCAAATCGAGCGCGGGTGCGATCTTCTTGTTGCTACCCCCGGCAGATTGGTCGACCTCATAGAGCGTGGTCGCATCTCCCTCTGCAACATCAAGTATCTTGTCCTTGACGAGGCCGATCGCATGCTTGACATGGGTTTCGAGCCCCAAATTCGCCGCATCGTCCAGGGTGAGGACATGCCTCCTACCGGCCAACGCCAAACTCTCATGTTTTCGGCCACCTTCCCCCGCGACATCCAGATGCTCGCTCAGGACTTCTTGAACGACTACGTCTTCTTGTCTGTCGGTCGTGTTGGTTCTACTTCAGAGAACATCACCCAGAAGGTCGAGTACGTTGAGGATGTTGACAAGCGCTCCGTCCTTCTTGATATCCTTCACACCCACGCCGGTGGTCTCACCCTTATCTTTGTTGAGACCAAGCGCATGGCCGACTCCCTTTCGGATTTCTTGATCAACCAGAACTTCCCCGCCACCTCGATTCACGGTGATCGTACCCAGCGTGAGCGTGAGCGTGCCCTCGAGCTTTTCCGCAATGGCAAGTGCCCTATCTTGGTCGCcactgctgttgctgcccgTGGTTTGGATATTCCCAACGTCACCCACGTTATCAACTACGATCTCCCCACCGACATTGATGACTACGTTCATCGTATCGGTCGTACCGGCCGTGCTGGCAACACCGGTATTGCTACTGCTTTCTTCAACCGTGGCAACCGTGGTGTCGTCCGcgagctcctcgagcttctcaagGAGGCCAACCAGGAGGTTCCCGGCTTCCTCGAGACCATTGCTCGTGAGTCTTCATTCGGCGGTGGACGtggcggccgtggtggtggcggtcgCGGTCGTGGCCGTGGCGGCAACACCGATTTCCGCAAGGGCGGTGGTTTcagcggtggcggtggtggtggttatggcggtggtggtttcggTGGACACAGctctggcggcggcggcttcggcggcggcggtggtggctaCGGCGGTGCTCCCCCCAGCGGAGgctttggcggcggtggttatggcagcggcggcggcggtggtggtggttacagcggtggcggcggctaCGGCAAccctggcggcggtggtggtcagtCGTGGTGGTAA
- the ORC2 gene encoding Origin recognition complex subunit 2 (COG:L; EggNog:ENOG503NXCD) has product MPPKKTTNQKAAARVPRKRPATTDPYEIPEEDEIEPPKRRRHVATVAADTDDATVSTPSASRLKKTVATPIKLNGLNGIDTPSRKNNADRSARRKSARALVDRVISGAISDDEAEEGDIAREIYESSEDEEDEEDEEGEGENLNGETEPTTTPSKFAPGRKRKTTTTRTRKRSPTPPRDLPPHEQYFFQNKPGLSKTSNNTLSSLQLLTHDEYFSLSRDLSSANPHRTDITHLASLHVSSFPQWAFELSQSFSLCLYGYGSKRQILHKFATYLSSHPPCSLGQANKIVIINGYTPSITIRELLCSLASAVSSPTTTLPGILSYLTTHPKITLTILLNSVSSPYLRKGPFQSIISTLASHAQVYLCCTTDSPDFALLWDSAVGTNFQFLYHDCTTFCSYSPSELEVVDSVHELLGRKTRRVGGKEGVAFVLRSLPENAKSLFRLLVGEVLCADEGDGQGQGQGEEMSVEYRMLYNKAVEEFICSSEMAFRTLLKEFHDHQIITSHKDALGTELLSLPFGKEELEGILEELTT; this is encoded by the exons ATGCCCCCCAAAAAGACCACAAATCAGAAAGCTGCCGCTAGGGTACCCCGAAAACGACCAGCAACTACCGATCCTTACGAAAtcccagaagaagacgaaatTGAGCCACCGAAACGACGACGTCATGTCGCCACAGTAGCCGCTGACACAGACGATGCCACCGTCAGTACGCCCTCAGCCTCGAGGCTGAAGAAAACAGTAGCGACACCAATAAAACTCAATGGTCTCAACGGGATAGACACACCAAGCAGGAAGAATAACGCAGACAGATCCGCCAGACGGAAAAGCGCCAGGGCCCTCGTCGACCGTGTGATAAGCGGCGCCATCAGCGACGATGAAGCCGAAGAAGGGGATATAGCAAGAGAAATATACGAATCcagcgaagacgaagaagacgaagaagacgaagaaggagaaggagagaatCTAAACGGAGAAACCGaaccgacaacaacaccctccaaATTCGCCCCCGGCCGAAAACgcaaaaccaccacaaccagaACCCGAAAACgctccccaacacccccccgcgatctcccccctcacgAGCAATACTTCTTCCAAAACAAACCCGGgctctccaaaacctccaacaataccctctcctccctccaactcctcacccACGACGAAtacttctccctctcccgcgaCCTCTCGtccgccaacccccacaGAACCGACATCAcccacctcgcctccctccacgtatcctccttcccccaatGGGCCTTTGAACTCTCCCAGtccttctccctctgcctctACGGCTACGGCTCCAAACGTCAAATTCTCCACAAATTCGCTACATACCTCTCCTCACACCCCCCTTGCTCCCTGGGTCAAGCCAACAAAATCGTCATAATAAACGGgtacaccccctccatcaccatcagagAACTTCTCTGCTCCCTCGCCTCAGCAgtatcctccccaacaaccaccctcccgGGTATCCTCTCCTATCTAACAACCCACCCAAAAATAACCTTGACCATCCTCCTAAATTCTGTCTCCTCCCCCTATCTCCGCAAGGGGCCCTTTCAGTCGATaatctccaccctcgcctctCACGCACAAGTCTACCTCTGCTGCACAACCGACTCCCCTGATTTTGCCCTACTATGGGACTCGGCAGTCGGCACAAACTTTCAGTTTCTCTACCATGACTGCACCACTTTTTGTTCGTACTCCCCCTCTGAATTGGAGGTTGTCGACTCGGTGCATGAACTCCTGGGTCGGAAGACTCGacgggtgggggggaaggagggagtggCGTTTGTGTTGAGGTCGCTGCCGGAGAACGCAAAGAGCTTGTTTAGActgctggttggggaggttttATGTGcggatgagggtgatggtcaGGGTCAGGGGCAAGGAGAGGAGATGAGTGTGGAGTACAGGATGCTGTATAacaaggcggtggaggagtttaTCTGTAGTAGTGAGATGGCGTTCAGGACGTTGTTGAAGGA GTTTCACGATCATCAGATTATTACTAGTCACAAGGACGCGTTGGGGACGGAGCTGTTGAGTTTGCcgtttgggaaggaggaatTGGAGGGGATATTGGAGGAGTTGACGACTTGA